DNA sequence from the Drosophila sechellia strain sech25 chromosome 3L, ASM438219v1, whole genome shotgun sequence genome:
AGAGACGCCAACACCCTCGTCACAGGCTAGTCCTTACGCAGCGACAGAGTTCGTACCTCAATGCCATCTTTAGTTATGATATTGATCAGTACAGAGTCGCCGGTGTAGATGTCGCGCTCAGCGGCCGAGATAAAGGTGTCGGAGGCAACGCTCACGGCCCGATCCTTGGTCAACTTGATCTTGTCGGCGTCTTCCAAGTTCATGTTCTTGTGACCAATCTGGTTGTCCAGCACCGGTTGCAGCAGGGTGCCGGCAGTGCCGCCAGCGCGGTATGTAGCCTTCTCGCAGTGACCGATGGGATCGTAGGAGTAGACGACGCCCTTGCCCTCGTTGTCGATACCGGCCAGAATGTTCGACACGTAGTACGGAAAGAAGCGGCGATTGTACATGGCGATGGAGAGCATCTGGGCCACAGCCTCAGTGGTCATGGTGCGCAGATGGGTATGCTCGTAGCTCTGCATGCGCACCTTCATCGATCCGGTCAACGAGAGCGTGTCCGCCCAGCAGCCTGTGGAACCCAACACTGTCTGGGGAGACAGTTTAAAGAGTTTGCTCTGCGTTCGCGAGTGAATGTTGTAGCCGCTGCTCAGGCGGGTGTCCGCTGCAATTACGGCGAAGTCATCTCCAGCGATGGCCACAATGGAGCTGCAAGCAGGGAATATTCCGGTTAGATGGAGACATTCTGCCGCATCTAGATTCCGCTGGGAAATAGCAACTCACCCGCCATTGGACTCGTAGGGCGAGAAATCAGGATGTTTCATGCCGGGCACCTGGTAGTCCGGGAATTGCTCAAAGCCCAATCTGCTCATGTTTTGTGCTGAAATTCACCAATTAACTCGCCAAGTAAAAAACGAACGAAATGATTTGCAAGTTTGCAAGCGGCTAACCAAAATCACAAAATCAGTGTGACCGTTGTTGAACAACGGACCGAGCCTGCTTAAACGTTATCGATAGGAATACGTAGGTTTGGGATATTTATTAGCAGGAAGTATTTATTTactaaaaatgttaaatttaacatatagtataaataaaataacaatattaaaCATAAGAAATAATTCCAATTTGTAGAATACCAAATATATACATTCAGATACCATTAATGAAACGCTAAACTATATTTGATTAAAATGTACATTTTAATGAacagttcggtaattttcaaCAATCTTTGGATAAAATTAGGGCAAATGTTTGTTTTAAGCTATAGCGGCCAGGTTTTCAATACGTTCTCTTTGCAACTGCCCACGATTCTTCTCCACCAACGCCTTGACGTCATAAAACCATTTACCTGCGGAGAAATGTAAAAACTTCAGAAAAATGTACAAACCCAGAGAAAGAAACTATTTACCAATGCTGGTGTTTTGCAGACAATCCTTGAACGTCTGACACCCCTCCATGCTCGAAAGCACGCCGAAAACCGAAAGATCAGCCAGACTGGGCTGTTTTCCGCCAATGAATTTCGTGTTCCTCTTTTTTAGCTCAGTGGTCCACTGGTCAAGAGCATCATACATGTGCGACCTGACGTCGTCGGTGAGGGCGTGACGGCGCTTCAGCATCTTGGCAATGGCCCACATGGCGGTGGCACCACAGTAAACCATCAGGTCGCGCTCCCATTTGGGGAAGTGAACGTCCCACTCGCCAGCTTGCGAGAACCACTCAAAAGTCTCTAGGGACTCGCCCATGGTCTGATAACAGTTGGGCGATATTAGGTGCACCAGGTGGCTGTCGGCCCAGCTTCTCCACTTGCGATCGGTTCTAAGAACAGACACTCAAGGTTAAAAGTTTTGCTGCGGGAATACTTAACCCTGGTTAACTTACTCCTCCGTTTCCTTGGACACTCCCTTGGGCGTATGCTCGCGATACATGAGGAAGTACTTATTCAATATATCGTTCTTCTTTTTGCCATCATCGTCAAAAAAGGAGGTGTGCGGATAGAACTGTGCTAGCTCGCCGATGTCCGTGCGCCTGTCCTGCAGGTGGGTGGCTATAAGGGATATGATGGCACTTGAGTCCACCATCTGTACGTATTTGCCGTCCTGCTGCCGGATGAGAACCATCGGCACCTTCTTCACCGACGACCATCGGATGTCCTGCCGTAGGACGGCATCCACTTCGACCACCGCATAGGAGATGCCCATATAGTCGAGGAAAGCGCGCACCTTGCAACAGAAGGGACACGTCTGGAACTGGAACAGCACAATGTCCAGACCGGACGTGTCCTTGGGGTTGACATAGCGCTTGGTTATCCGCACTCCTGCCGGAATCCCGTCCAGCCGCGTCGGCTTCGTCTCCTCATGCTCCTTGTGCGAGCTGCCGTCTGTCCACCGCTGGTACATCGTGTACACCGATCCGGTGGCCGCACCCACGGTGGCCCCCAAAATTGCGAGCTTGAAAGTTCCATTTGGCTTCTtcctgcctccgccgttttccaCCGCCACTGCAAACTGGCGGCGTGCAAATGCAGAATCCGGACTCTGTTTACGGGTCAACAGGCGCAAGGCGCCGCCTCCGCTTGCTGCCGGCGGTGGTCGGATGCCTGCCAGGACGGTGGCAGACGCTAGTCGAATACATGACATAATTCGCACCTTTGTTTTGACTTTTACTTAATATTATGCAAAAACTTGCGACTTATCAGCCGCGACTAGGAGACCAGTGTGTAAAATACCAAAACTTTTGTAGGGCATCGAAATATACCAAAAAGTTTTGAATATACCGTAAACGGTTACCTTTAATAATGTGTTGGGGATGGGAGATTTATTTACCTAGTGTTAAACTTTatgaaatgtaattaaaaatgcaggtaattgaaattaaataaaatcaagcGGAGATTTTGTGCAAGCTTTTAGATACTTGCCGTTAAAAAACTAACAACCTCTAGACTTTGCCCTAAACAAGTTATCGATAGTTGTCACCAGAACTGTTGGCAAGCAATACCATCTCTACCCaatacaaaaaacaaactttttgtagttgttttttttgtgtaatCCTCGCgaattttgtttataaacaataCTAGCGCAGCGATGTCGGCTTCCGCGGACAGTCTGGCCGCCGCCGCATCCCTGGACAAGTACGGCGACGAGGACATCTTCAGCTTGCTAATCCGCTACGGACTTTATGTGGGTGCCCTCTTCCAGTTCGTTTGCATTTCGGCCGCAGTATTGATGGAGAATAACCCGGATAGCCAAAGTAATCCGGAGACTGGCGAAGTAACAGAGCGGGAAGGCGAGCCGGTCCGCACGCGCATGCACAAGATTCGGAAGCTGGAGAAGAAGAAGCGACGATAGATGTAGCCATCCTTAATCCATAGCTAGCCTAAGAACTCTCGAATGCATTTATTAAAGTAGAAACCTGTACACATTTGAAAAATCCTTTATGGGATTCCTACAGCAGGCTAAGTCCTAGAATGGATTAGCTACTCCTTTAGGCACACCTTGAAACGTGATTTGGAATCTCTTTTGGTTTCGCTGGCATTCCTAGCGTGTGAATCATCTCCCCAGCCCTTGATCGACGTTTTTTTGGGTGAGGTTGCCGCCCTGGCACGATTTTTTGCACATGACTCAGGGGGAAAGCTTCACGCCCCCTGAGAAAACCACCGCCTACAGTGGAAAAACGGCTGATTTGTTTGGCTGTTATCTTTAATTTGggaataatataaattataataatcgtATAGTTATTATGTTGCTTGCAATGTTGTtgtttcttgtttgttttactTCCCTTTTAACTATGTACGTaggcatgtgtgtgtgtgttgaatgctttctctctctctttttctttctcttgatctttctatatatatatatcagtgTATATATAGTAGAGTCCATGCCGAAGGATGCACAGACAATTATCActatgaattattattatttttatgcagTATTTAGTTTTCGTTCTTTTCATGAATTTTGCGTGgaattacatttttaagtCAAAACTCATTCTTAatcttcagtttttttttgggggcgcaaaaggggcgtggcaggtcgAGGCGGTGAAGGGATATCTCGTTTCAAAAACGATCAAATTTCAAATACAACAACGAGTTAAATGGACATCGAAAAAACGGTCTGAAAGGGAAGGGGGATTACATAGCTGAGGATCGACGGATGGTTAAACATATCTGTGTAATAGGATAGTGGATCTCTAGGCCCAGAATGTCTAAATGTGGCTATGTTAAATTCGAAACTCTCGGTAcagttttgtttttcggccttACGCTATTTACTCGTactttttcttgttttctaATTCGCTTTATCGTTATTTTTATCATTATCATcagtgttgtttttgttgttgtctaaattattttttagttACTCACAAGTGTAGAGTCATCATCGTCACAAAATatagtatataatatatatttgcttTAACCCACACACAAAACATGTTCACATCCTGCTAACCCACCATCGCTCTCCCTGCTTCCGTATCGATCGCTTCTGGCTACGGTCCTTTTGCCCCCGGGACGCTGGAGTTGGAGGTGAAGTTGGAGCCGAGGTGGAGGTCCAACTAAGCCTCGGGCAGCGGCTTCAGCTCCTTTATCTGCTTGATCAGATAGGCCTTCTCGTCGTTGAACTGCTCGTCCTCGGAGCGATCCGTGTGGAAGTTGGTCAGGAAGTCGACCAGCTTGGTCTGGTTGCGCAGCAGGATGTCCAGAATGGGCTTCGGCTTGTTGGGATTGGCCACGAACACCTTGAAGACGTGAAACGCCTCGAACTGAATGTTGCGCGACTTTTCCTTGAGCATGTTCATCATTAACTTCAGGTTCTCCGGCTCGGATATGTAGCGCGTCATCACGGTGAAGTTGTGCCGGTCCAGCAGCAGTTCCCCAAGCAGCTTCAAGCTCTGACGCCGCGTCACATAGTTCTCCGAGTTGAGCAGGCGCTGGTAGTGCTGCGAGAAGAACTTGTCGTAGTTGGCGTCCAGGAACTCCGCGCACAGCAGCTTGTGGCGCGTGAGCAGCTCCTTGAACGTAGAAAAGGCATCGCTGGCAATGTCAAAGGTGGAAACCTCCACATAGCGGAAGAACTTGAAGAACTCATCCGAGTGCAGCATGATCTTGGCCAGCGCCTCGTACCGGGCGCACTCCCTCAGCATGGTACCGGAGTTCAGTGCGATCTCCGGATGCGCATCTTCGTAGCCGGCCATCAGGGTGAACAGGATCTCCGGCTTCGTACATATATACTCGACGGTGGGCGAACGGGTGCCAATCTGGCGGCGCAGCACATTATTGAAAATAAGCGCCACATGCTTCTTGCCCTCGAAGTCGATGCGGTGCAGGTTCTggatgagcagcagcagcaggttgCTGTTGTACAGCTCCTGAGACAGCTGGGCCACCACATAGTCCGCCGGCGGCTCGGCATCGCTGCTACCGTACAGCATGTTCTTGATCGAGACCAGGTTCTTGCTGACGTCCTCCTGCGCCTTCTCCACCTTGCGGTCGCCCGCCTCTAGGGCGTTGATCGCCTCCTTCAACGATTTGACCAGCTCCACTGGCGACTTCTGTGACTTCCCGAACAGTGGCATTTCGCTGTCTCACTCGCTGTTTCACTCGAAATGGGATTTGGACGTGGATTTGGATTGGGATTTTGTTGCGGATGTGGTTGTCGTTGTGGTTTAGTTAGCCTGTCGATGATGTCTCGTACTTTCTGCCGATTATCCTGCTGTTCGGGGACCTTCGAGTGATGGCTTTGTGGTCGTTCTGACTGTTGCCCAATTAACGACGGCGAAGTCGCGGAAAACAATGCTTGGCAATATTATCACGGTGgaatattctattattatatattatttttttcttgtCTTCTTCCAGGGATGAACAATTTCGATTGGCCGACGTTTCGATAGACCGTCGGCTCGATACAAGTATCGCATTGATGACGGGCAGTGTTGTAAAGGCTCGTTAGCTAAGCACGACactaaaattgaattttaaattaaaaaattaccAATCCTTtttaaaattcgaaaattgtaaaatttttaacaaaCTTTTCTTTATAGccgtaaaaataaaacaaattaattgtttgtTGCTTTTCAATAATAGGGTAATCTAAAAAAGGAAAGAAGCATTGTCTTCATTAATTTGTTCCCCTAAAATGGcgaaataacaaataataataaattggtatttaatacaaatatatgtttaaaggtttcaaaaaataaatacccAACGCCCAGTTCATCCCGCTAAAACATGGGAGTTTGAATTCTTTAAATATCGTTTTATTTCTCATTGAAGTACTTTGTTTTTGATCCGATTTCGTTTTAGATATTATTCTTAAGCGCTTATCTCAGGCGCTTGGTGTATTATAGAAGTTACAGaaatatatttgtgtatatacTGGGAAactttttgcttttgcctCGCCAGCTGTGTTGgccatttttgtttctttttgacATTTATTCGATTCGGGGCCAAGGAAGAGGACTTTTCGGGTTACAGGGAAAGGCATAAGTTTATTGTATGCACATCAATATATGTAATTATATCTGTAGGTTTGACCGCCCTGCATATTATCGCAGACTGCCCCACGCCTCACTGTCTCGATTCGTTTACTttgaaataaatgtttttggtttcgtttttgttcttttttttttttaatttttatgtgaTTTTTGTTTACGTATAAAAGTTGTTTAAAATCCTTGAAAATATCAGATAATAATTACACTCGGTTGTGTAATGCGTCTTAAAAGCATTTCGATGCGCTTCGTTCTCGAACATAGATTAAACATAAATCAATATAGTCTTTGCCACTAAACATATCAATTTGAGTAGTAGTAGTTGTAATTATcagttaataataatatctttGGGCTTCGCTACTGTGTATGCAATGGTTACGCCGAGCACATATAGATCATGATCATagacatatatgtatactGCGGGGCTTAAAACACACGATCGAAAAGAAGTCGCGCCTACGCATTTCGAAGAAGTATCCAGTTCCTTTCCGTTTTCATTTTCTCAAAGGGGTGTTTTGTGGTCGttaaatgtataatataatataatataatatcttTATCTTTATCTTTTTATCTTGTAGAAGTATGTAAATGTATAGgtataataaaacattttacgactagtatatgtaaatatatgtatgtatatgtatatatgcattgCGTTTTCTTCGTAATTACTAAGTTTATTGAGATATTCTATGAATATATTTCCTTTCATTCTTAAGCCATGTCTTGTGTCTTTCTATGTATATAAAACAAACGAAGCGCGAATACGTTTGAAGGGGTGATTGGATAGGGGGGAAGGGGGTTGAGTGGGTGGGAGGTGTGCCCTCACTTTACAATTAAAAACAAGGATACTCCCGCGAGACCTTACCCAAATTTGCTTAGCAACTCATTGTTTaatgatttcatttcatatcatttctgttttgttttgttttcggttttctgGAAGCGTTCGTCGGGGCTCTACAGAGATCTGACTAGATATATATGggtatatataatagaaactacTACTACACGCTACCAAGTACGATACATAGTGTCCTCCTCCGATTTTAGTTGCTGCTATTGCTAATGTAGTTGTCATTTCTTCTTCGCTGGGCTTGAAATTCCGTTTCCTGTTTCTCCTCCTCCTGTTTCCGGCCTACTAGCTTCGCTTCCATTTCCGTTTACGGTTCCGCTTCCACGGGGGATGGTGTGGTAGGATGATTGGGTCTACAAATTGGGGCCCGATCACTTGCGCTTGATGAAGTTACCCTCGGCATCCAGCCAGATGCCCTGATGTTGGTCGGACGCGTCCATCCCCCGTCTTATCATTTACCTGTTAAGCGCATTGGAGATCTGACGCAGCGATTGACCGACTTCGGCCACCAGGCGTTCGTTGTCCTGGACGTTCTTGCTGCCGGCGGAGCGCAAGTGCTGCGACTGTGCTTCCACCCTCGTGACCAGCTCCCGGAACTGGAACTTGGAGTGCGGCGGCATCGCACCGTTCTCCGCGAAGATCACGCACGAATTGTGCAGGATGTTGAGCTTGTCACTCAGCTGCAGCCACTGAGATCCAGCGATGGCATTCACCGGATGCTTGAGCGAGCCCTCTAGCAGGCCAACCAGCTCCAGAATGCTCTCCCGTGATATCTGGGTGGAGCTGGCGGAGCTGGCTGGTTCGGTCAATTTGGCAATAGGCGTGGCGTAGATGGTTAGCTTTGTTGGCTTGTGCGGCACCGCTGGCTTTTGCTGGATCTGTGGCTTCTGCTCGTACAGCGACTGGGTCATGTCTGCTGCTCCTTGGCCTCCCGATCCCAGGCCTTCCGTGTGCGACTGCTCCTCGTCATCTGCGAAGAGTTGCGTTGAATGAGAGGTTTTTATTGTGCTGCtggcctgctgcctgctggtGCAATCTCTACTAGAGGTGCTAATGGATGTGGTGGAGGAGTTGGAGGTGGTGCAGTTCGGGGGCGGTGGTGGAGGGGCAGCCGGTGGCGGCTTGTTGCCCAGTTTGGCTGGAAGAGTGCCAGCCGTATTGATGGCCCCCGATTTCATGCCATACTTGGGAGACAGTTGAGCAGTCTGTGTTCCGCCGCCATTTACCACCGGCTGTTGCTGAAGGATCGTGCTGGTGGCATAATCCGACGCCGGTGGCTGCTGCTCCCACAGTTTCTTTAAGCTATTAATACTACCTGTGCTTCGTCGCTTGCCGAGATCGCCCTCGCCCGTTGCTCCCGCATCCGCCTCCACATTGGAGTTGGTTACATCGATTTTGATTTCAGTCTTTTGCATGGCCTGCGAGAACTTCTTGCTGCTGTCCTCCTTCCGATTCAAAGTGCCCGTTGTATTGCAGTTGGCATTGTTGGCTACGGCTacaggagctggagctggagctgccGGCTCCTTCTCCTTGTCCACCCGGCGCAGATGAGCCTTGAAGTCGATAATAGTACTTGCCGGCTCCGCCTTGGGCATTGGCGCGCTCATCTTTTTGGGTTCGACTTTCTTCAGCTGAGCCTTGAATCCGGACCCAGTACCATTGCCGTTGGTcagcttttgctgctgctgcggcggcgaCTTTGGCAGGTTCATACTCTCGGCTAGTTCGGTGACAAGCAGGGAGACAGGGTCCACGACAGCGATGCCCGAGCCGTTGGCCAGATGTGAGGCCGGAGCAGATTCCTTGCCGGCGGCCTTGATTTCGGTGATTAGCTTTTCCTTGAGATCTTCGGGTGGACTGCCCAGCGAGCTGCAGGAGTCGGTGGAGGGCTCTCGTTTTCTCAGAGAGACACCAAATCTGGAGCTGGCCTCCTCCACACTGGGAGCTATGTTACTAACATCGTTGTGGCTACTGTCGTTGTTGTTTGATCCGTTTCCATTGCTTATGTTGCCATTGTTTGGTAGCTGGGCATGCAAGTGCTGCTGGATGGCCTGCACAGCGCTCTCCGGCgccggcggaggaggtggtggtcCGCCCTCGAATTCCTCGGGCGGCGGAGGCAAGTCCAACGGCGGCGGTGGAAACTCAAGGTTGGCCAGAGCTGGCTGGACTCCTGAAGCCAATCCCGAGGCACTACGCTTGGGTGAGCTACTGGAACCGCCCGCCCGGAAGGAGGAGAACGTCATCATGGTGCCTTCGGTAGTGGTGCGATGACGCTGAAGCTTGTTTAAGCTGGCAGCCGCATTATTTTGCATGGTCACACCGCCCGACGAGTTGCTCCTGATCATTTGCTGTGGCGGAATGGGGCTGGCCTTCGGATTAAGTCTGGCAGACGGAGGCGTGGCGTGTCCATTGGCTGGTGGCAGTGAAGGAGCCGTTGCCggaagaggaggagcagcCTCAGTGCTATCCTCAAGGCTGTCCAGATAGGCACCGATTCTGGCACCCTTTGGTAGTGTGCCGTAGCGGTTCACCACCTGCTTGACATTCATCACCTCGAGCGCACCCACAGTGATGGGATGGGCACTGGTTAAAACGCCGTTGTTGCCATGATGCGGTTGAGTTGATGGCGGTCCTGGACCCGGAGCCTGTGGATGGTGCTGGGATCGCTTGCTCTGCCGGGTCTCTAGTCCTCGGTTACCCATCACGGGTGTTCCAGTCGGCCGCTTGAAGGAGCTGTGCTGCTGCGAGGATCGAGGACCTatgcctcctcctcctcctccgctgTGAAGAGAGTGCTGCATCTTGTTGGTGGCCGGAGCAGCTATCACTTGGCTCAGACTCTGCTCCAGACTATCGCCCGTGGCATCTGTGTCCGGGTCGCCTGCCGGATCTGTTTCGGAGTCGTACCGCTGCGTCAAACTGTTGATGTCCCGGGCTAGTCCTGCCAAAGTAAATGGTTAAATGTGAACGATTAGGTTGGAATCAATGCATAATGCTTGGTTAATAGAATGCGTCGTGCCAGGTGCTTGATGCTGGGTGGTATTAATGGTCAGTGATGGGAAATACCTTCTAAATCTtagaattaattaaaattgtatttatatcTCGGTAAAGAAAAACTGGAGTTTATTAAAAGCACCGAACTATATAGGTACTTCCCATCACTAACACTTGGGTATGGGTTAATCCTGACCAAAGTCTTGtggtgtgtatgtgtgcgttgATGTTTGTCGAGCGAGTAAAACTAGAAAACACCAAATTatcaactaaaaatatatataatataaccTTGAAAGGATGCTTTACAGCTAGTTTTCAATGATTTCTTAAAATTGAGTTTTAATATTCTTAGAGTCCATTCTATTTTAGATAATATATGTAGGATCCATAGTTTGACAGCCCtacaaaaatttgaaaataactAAGATCACAAGATAAGTTAAACACGAGATTATACGTTAAAGAATACGAACATTATTGACTTTCAAGGATATAAACCAAATGATAGTTAAAATAATCATAACTAAAAAAACACAACATAATATAAGcaggcaaaaaacaaaaataaaagcaataaaataacaaacaataCCAAAGAATATAATAAGTGGGAAGATGGTTAGAGAAACatcaaatgaaaaatgttaatGCTCAGAGATCAGACAGAAAAAAGAAGTTACATTAGGAAATCATCGACACGAATATAACTTCTTAACAACTAAATTTAGAATATTACCAACGCAGAAATCAACTATGAAGGACTTACACAATGAACAACCAATAAATGCAGAAACTTATGTAAGTACTAACAAACCAATTACaattaaacataaacaatTAACACAAATCAAATAACACAGGAaccaaaatataatttttgaatAGGAGACTTTCGCTATGGACTCCGGTTACAAAATACCTCGAAATAGGATGTCGTAAAGAAAACTACTGCAGGAGGACGATTTCTTAATGGAAtactgttgttgtttctgctgttgatgtggttgttgttgtactGACAATGGtactgtttgttgttgttgttgtacggactgttgttgttgttgttgttgtgtacGTATTTGGTGTGTATGTTGGGTTGGAATTTGGGTCTTGAAATTTCTTGAGAGGGTCTGGCTGAAATAGTTGGCAGTTTTCAATTTGTGTATACCATTCGTGCTGAGGTCGTCGATGAAATTGCATCTGGCGTTGGCTGGATCCTCCTCGCGATAAGTGGAGTCCCGACTGCTCGAGAGCAggctataaatatattaaaattagaTGATTAACTTTTGGTGGGCTTGCCATTGATCCAAGCTCCTCTTCTTGGGCTTTTCCCCGTCATAAATGGCTTTACTTGAACAGCTCGTTCTGATCCACACATCCAGAGAAGTTGTCGTCTTACCTGGTTCGCTTAGGTGGGGCGGGCGCCTGTTTGCCCTGCTTGTTGGTGGTGCGACGCATCTGGACAT
Encoded proteins:
- the LOC6605990 gene encoding tyrosine-protein kinase Abl isoform X4 → MGAQQGKDRGAHSGGGGSGAPVSCIGLSSSPVASVSPHCISSSSGVSSAPLGGGSTLRGSRIKSSSSGVASGSGSGGGGGGSGSGLSQRSGGHKDARCNPTVGLNIFTEHNEALLQSRPLPHIPAGSTAASLLADAAELQQHQQDSGGLGLQGSSLGGGHSSTTSVFESAHRWTSKENLLAPGPEEDDPQLFVALYDFQAGGENQLSLKKGEQVRILSYNKSGEWCEAHSDSGNVGWVPSNYVTPLNSLEKHSWYHGPISRNAAEYLLSSGINGSFLVRESESSPGQRSISLRYEGRVYHYRISEDPDGKVFVTQEAKFNTLAELVHHHSVPHEGHGLITPLLYPAPKQNKPTVFPLSPEPDEWEICRTDIMMKHKLGGGQYGEVYEAVWKRYGNTVAVKTLKEDTMALKDFLEEAAIMKEMKHPNLVQLIGVCTREPPFYIITEFMSHGNLLDFLRSAGRETLDAVALLYMATQIASGMSYLESRNYIHRDLAARNCLVGDNKLVKVADFGLARLMRDDTYTAHAGAKFPIKWTAPEGLAYNKFSTKSDVWAFGVLLWEIATYGMSPYPGIDLTDVYHKLEKGYRMERPPGCPPEVYDLMRQCWQWDATDRPTFKSIHHALEHMFQESSITEAVEKQLNANATSASSSAPSTSGVATGGGATTTTAASGCASSSSATASLSLTPQMVKKGLSGGQSLTPNAHHNDPHQQQASTPMSETGSTSTKLSTFSSQGKGNVQMRRTTNKQGKQAPAPPKRTSLLSSSRDSTYREEDPANARCNFIDDLSTNGLARDINSLTQRYDSETDPAGDPDTDATGDSLEQSLSQVIAAPATNKMQHSLHSGGGGGGIGPRSSQQHSSFKRPTGTPVMGNRGLETRQSKRSQHHPQAPGPGPPSTQPHHGNNGVLTSAHPITVGALEVMNVKQVVNRYGTLPKGARIGAYLDSLEDSTEAAPPLPATAPSLPPANGHATPPSARLNPKASPIPPQQMIRSNSSGGVTMQNNAAASLNKLQRHRTTTEGTMMTFSSFRAGGSSSSPKRSASGLASGVQPALANLEFPPPPLDLPPPPEEFEGGPPPPPPAPESAVQAIQQHLHAQLPNNGNISNGNGSNNNDSSHNDVSNIAPSVEEASSRFGVSLRKREPSTDSCSSLGSPPEDLKEKLITEIKAAGKESAPASHLANGSGIAVVDPVSLLVTELAESMNLPKSPPQQQQKLTNGNGTGSGFKAQLKKVEPKKMSAPMPKAEPASTIIDFKAHLRRVDKEKEPAAPAPAPVAVANNANCNTTGTLNRKEDSSKKFSQAMQKTEIKIDVTNSNVEADAGATGEGDLGKRRSTGSINSLKKLWEQQPPASDYATSTILQQQPVVNGGGTQTAQLSPKYGMKSGAINTAGTLPAKLGNKPPPAAPPPPPPNCTTSNSSTTSISTSSRDCTSRQQASSTIKTSHSTQLFADDEEQSHTEGLGSGGQGAADMTQSLYEQKPQIQQKPAVPHKPTKLTIYATPIAKLTEPASSASSTQISRESILELVGLLEGSLKHPVNAIAGSQWLQLSDKLNILHNSCVIFAENGAMPPHSKFQFRELVTRVEAQSQHLRSAGSKNVQDNERLVAEVGQSLRQISNALNR
- the LOC6605990 gene encoding tyrosine-protein kinase Abl isoform X3 — protein: MGAQQGKDRGAHSGGGGSGAPVSCIGLSSSPVASVSPHCISSSSGVSSAPLGGGSTLRGSRIKSSSSGVASGSGSGGGGGGSGSGLSQRSGGHKDARCNPTVGLNIFTEHNGTKHSSFRGHPGKYHMNLEALLQSRPLPHIPAGSTAASLLADAAELQQHQQDSGGLGLQGSSLGGGHSSTTSVFESAHRWTSKENLLAPGPEEDDPQLFVALYDFQAGGENQLSLKKGEQVRILSYNKSGEWCEAHSDSGNVGWVPSNYVTPLNSLEKHSWYHGPISRNAAEYLLSSGINGSFLVRESESSPGQRSISLRYEGRVYHYRISEDPDGKVFVTQEAKFNTLAELVHHHSVPHEGHGLITPLLYPAPKQNKPTVFPLSPEPDEWEICRTDIMMKHKLGGGQYGEVYEAVWKRYGNTVAVKTLKEDTMALKDFLEEAAIMKEMKHPNLVQLIGVCTREPPFYIITEFMSHGNLLDFLRSAGRETLDAVALLYMATQIASGMSYLESRNYIHRDLAARNCLVGDNKLVKVADFGLARLMRDDTYTAHAGAKFPIKWTAPEGLAYNKFSTKSDVWAFGVLLWEIATYGMSPYPGIDLTDVYHKLEKGYRMERPPGCPPEVYDLMRQCWQWDATDRPTFKSIHHALEHMFQESSITEAVEKQLNANATSASSSAPSTSGVATGGGATTTTAASGCASSSSATASLSLTPQMVKKGLSGGQSLTPNAHHNDPHQQQASTPMSETGSTSTKLSTFSSQGKGNVQMRRTTNKQGKQAPAPPKRTSLLSSSRDSTYREEDPANARCNFIDDLSTNGLARDINSLTQRYDSETDPAGDPDTDATGDSLEQSLSQVIAAPATNKMQHSLHSGGGGGGIGPRSSQQHSSFKRPTGTPVMGNRGLETRQSKRSQHHPQAPGPGPPSTQPHHGNNGVLTSAHPITVGALEVMNVKQVVNRYGTLPKGARIGAYLDSLEDSTEAAPPLPATAPSLPPANGHATPPSARLNPKASPIPPQQMIRSNSSGGVTMQNNAAASLNKLQRHRTTTEGTMMTFSSFRAGGSSSSPKRSASGLASGVQPALANLEFPPPPLDLPPPPEEFEGGPPPPPPAPESAVQAIQQHLHAQLPNNGNISNGNGSNNNDSSHNDVSNIAPSVEEASSRFGVSLRKREPSTDSCSSLGSPPEDLKEKLITEIKAAGKESAPASHLANGSGIAVVDPVSLLVTELAESMNLPKSPPQQQQKLTNGNGTGSGFKAQLKKVEPKKMSAPMPKAEPASTIIDFKAHLRRVDKEKEPAAPAPAPVAVANNANCNTTGTLNRKEDSSKKFSQAMQKTEIKIDVTNSNVEADAGATGEGDLGKRRSTGSINSLKKLWEQQPPASDYATSTILQQQPVVNGGGTQTAQLSPKYGMKSGAINTAGTLPAKLGNKPPPAAPPPPPPNCTTSNSSTTSISTSSRDCTSRQQASSTIKTSHSTQLFADDEEQSHTEGLGSGGQGAADMTQSLYEQKPQIQQKPAVPHKPTKLTIYATPIAKLTEPASSASSTQISRESILELVGLLEGSLKHPVNAIAGSQWLQLSDKLNILHNSCVIFAENGAMPPHSKFQFRELVTRVEAQSQHLRSAGSKNVQDNERLVAEVGQSLRQISNALNR